One region of Roseovarius faecimaris genomic DNA includes:
- the yajC gene encoding preprotein translocase subunit YajC, producing MEALGQFIPLILIFAIMWFLLIRPQQKKMKEHQAMVAALRRGDQVITQGGLIGKVAKVKDDSELEIELAEGVKVRVVRNTIAQVLNKTEPADS from the coding sequence ATGGAAGCCCTCGGACAGTTCATCCCCCTCATCCTCATTTTCGCGATCATGTGGTTCCTGCTGATCCGCCCGCAACAGAAGAAAATGAAGGAACATCAGGCCATGGTCGCGGCCCTGCGCCGGGGCGATCAGGTGATCACCCAAGGCGGTCTGATCGGTAAGGTGGCCAAGGTCAAGGATGACAGCGAGCTCGAGATCGAACTGGCCGAAGGCGTCAAGGTCCGTGTGGTGCGCAACACCATCGCCCAGGTGCTGAACAAGACCGAACCGGCCGATAGCTGA
- the serS gene encoding serine--tRNA ligase, with product MHDIRAIRENPDAFDAALAKRGLSGVSAQVLEIDEARRARIHAAETAQAEQNKASKEVGAAKASGDEAEFERLRALVGEKKAEVAAMQAEAKELDAKLNDLLMGIPNLPLDDVPLGDDEEDNVEIRRWGTPKTFDFAPKEHYELEGVKPGMDFETAAKLSGSRFVVLSGAVARVHRALAQFMIDTHVDENGLSETWTPVLVRDEMMQGTGQLPKFGEDSYQTTNGWWLVPTAEVTLTNIVNGVVVEESYLPRRYVAHTQCFRSEAGSAGRDTAGMLRQHQFEKVEMVSITHPDASLEELDRMTACAQGILEKLGLPYRTVVLCTGDMGFGARKTHDIEVWLPGQNMYREISSCSVCGDFQARRMNARFKPEGGGKPQHVHTLNGSGLAVGRALIAVLENGQQADGSVVLPEALHGYLGGKSVISAEGVLR from the coding sequence ATGCATGATATCCGTGCCATCCGCGAGAACCCGGACGCCTTTGACGCCGCTTTGGCCAAGCGGGGGCTGTCGGGCGTGTCGGCGCAGGTTCTGGAGATCGATGAGGCGCGGCGCGCGCGCATCCATGCCGCCGAGACGGCGCAGGCGGAGCAGAACAAGGCGAGCAAAGAAGTGGGCGCCGCCAAGGCCAGTGGCGATGAGGCCGAGTTTGAGCGGCTGCGCGCGCTGGTGGGCGAGAAGAAGGCCGAGGTCGCGGCGATGCAGGCCGAGGCCAAGGAGCTGGACGCGAAGCTCAACGATCTCTTGATGGGCATCCCCAACCTGCCGCTCGACGATGTGCCGCTGGGCGATGACGAGGAGGACAATGTCGAGATCCGCCGCTGGGGCACGCCCAAAACCTTCGATTTCGCGCCCAAGGAGCATTACGAGCTGGAGGGCGTGAAGCCCGGCATGGATTTCGAGACGGCCGCCAAGCTGAGCGGGAGCCGGTTTGTCGTGCTCTCGGGCGCCGTGGCGCGGGTACACCGGGCGCTGGCGCAGTTCATGATCGACACCCATGTGGATGAGAACGGCCTCAGTGAGACCTGGACGCCGGTGCTGGTGCGCGATGAGATGATGCAGGGCACCGGGCAATTGCCGAAATTCGGCGAAGACAGCTATCAGACCACCAATGGCTGGTGGCTGGTGCCCACGGCCGAAGTGACGCTGACCAATATCGTCAATGGCGTGGTGGTCGAGGAAAGCTATCTGCCGCGGCGCTACGTGGCGCATACGCAATGCTTCCGCTCGGAGGCGGGCAGTGCCGGGCGCGACACGGCGGGGATGCTGCGCCAGCACCAGTTCGAGAAGGTCGAGATGGTCAGCATCACCCATCCCGATGCCTCGCTCGAAGAGCTCGACCGCATGACCGCCTGCGCACAGGGCATTCTGGAGAAGCTGGGCCTGCCCTACCGCACCGTGGTGCTGTGCACCGGCGACATGGGCTTTGGCGCGCGCAAGACCCATGACATCGAGGTCTGGCTGCCCGGGCAGAACATGTATCGCGAGATCAGCTCTTGCTCGGTCTGCGGCGATTTCCAGGCGCGCCGGATGAACGCGCGGTTCAAGCCTGAGGGTGGCGGCAAGCCGCAGCATGTGCATACGCTGAACGGCTCGGGGCTGGCGGTGGGGCGTGCCCTGATCGCGGTGCTGGAGAACGGCCAGCAGGCGGATGGCTCTGTCGTGCTGCCCGAAGCGCTGCATGGCTATCTGGGCGGCAAGTCGGTGATCTCGGCTGAGGGCGTGCTGCGCTGA
- a CDS encoding EF-hand domain-containing protein — protein MKITGLVLASALALTAVSAAAMTVVEDADGNGTYSMDEMIVSFPDLTDADFAEIDADASGEVSQEELVAAVESGILPE, from the coding sequence ATGAAAATCACTGGTCTCGTGCTGGCATCCGCGCTGGCGCTGACTGCCGTTTCGGCAGCGGCCATGACTGTTGTCGAAGATGCCGATGGCAACGGCACCTATTCGATGGACGAAATGATCGTCAGCTTCCCCGACCTGACCGATGCGGACTTCGCTGAGATCGATGCCGACGCATCGGGTGAAGTCAGCCAGGAAGAGCTGGTCGCAGCGGTCGAAAGCGGCATCCTGCCCGAATAA
- a CDS encoding fatty acid desaturase: MDIKEFTRLYAHKSDVMGALSFLGSLAVYLAALIGGALVWGQWALVLPAVLILAFASVRLYVLQHDCGHASLFRTKWLNDAAGYVLSVFSLTPFRVMQFNHNQHHAYLGNLDHRETTEVYTMTLREWRCAPWHTRLWYRLYRNPLIMLGLGGIFTYFIAYRWPRNTRRVGVAGVLAHNALVAGYIALVWWGLGVPGLVVLGVSAVVAGMIGVFLVYLQHNFEDTYWDRKPELDFRKATLEGSSSLDLGWWWDIGTGNIAYHDLHHFNPGIPSYRLRQCQRALPDDLKAHEPIGWGQALASFRLKLWDETAERLVPFPKAEDRVVVPAE; encoded by the coding sequence ATGGATATCAAGGAATTTACCCGTCTCTACGCTCATAAGAGCGATGTCATGGGGGCATTGAGTTTTCTCGGCAGCCTGGCGGTTTACCTTGCCGCGCTGATCGGCGGCGCGCTGGTCTGGGGCCAGTGGGCGCTTGTTCTGCCCGCCGTGCTGATCCTGGCTTTTGCCTCCGTGCGGCTCTATGTGCTGCAGCACGATTGCGGCCATGCCTCCCTGTTCCGGACGAAATGGCTCAACGACGCGGCGGGCTATGTGCTGTCGGTGTTTTCGCTGACCCCCTTCCGGGTCATGCAGTTCAACCATAATCAGCATCACGCCTATCTGGGCAATCTCGACCACCGCGAGACGACGGAAGTCTATACCATGACCCTGCGCGAATGGCGCTGCGCCCCCTGGCACACGCGCCTGTGGTACCGGCTCTATCGCAACCCTCTGATCATGCTGGGCCTGGGCGGGATCTTTACCTATTTCATCGCCTACCGCTGGCCGCGCAACACCCGCCGTGTGGGGGTTGCGGGGGTGCTTGCGCATAACGCTCTGGTGGCGGGGTATATCGCGCTGGTCTGGTGGGGGCTGGGCGTGCCCGGCCTTGTGGTGCTGGGCGTCAGCGCGGTCGTTGCGGGGATGATCGGCGTCTTTCTCGTCTATCTGCAGCACAATTTCGAAGACACCTACTGGGACCGCAAGCCCGAGCTCGATTTCCGCAAAGCGACGCTGGAAGGGTCAAGCTCGCTCGATCTCGGCTGGTGGTGGGATATCGGCACCGGCAACATCGCCTATCACGATTTGCATCACTTCAACCCCGGCATCCCCTCCTATCGCCTCCGCCAGTGCCAGCGTGCCCTGCCGGACGATCTGAAGGCGCATGAGCCCATCGGCTGGGGGCAGGCGCTGGCCAGTTTCCGGCTGAAACTCTGGGATGAAACCGCCGAGCGCCTGGTGCCGTTTCCCAAGGCCGAAGACCGGGTGGTGGTCCCGGCCGAGTGA
- the der gene encoding ribosome biogenesis GTPase Der, whose protein sequence is MSFTLAIVGRPNVGKSTLFNRLVGKRLALVDDQPGVTRDLREGEARLGDLRFTVIDTAGLEEATDESLQGRMRKLTERAVDMADICLFLIDARAGVTPTDEMFAGILRKRSAHVILAANKAEGAAADAGVIEAYSLGLGEPIRLSAEHGEGMNDLYSQLMPLADLFAERAAADAPETDVSLDEDGDDDEGYRKPTIAKPLQVAVVGRPNAGKSTLINKILGEDRLLTGPEAGITRDAISLTLDWDGLPVRMFDTAGMRKKAKVQDKVEKLSVSDGLRAVKFAEVVVVLLDAAIPFEQQDLRIADLAEREGRAVVVAVNKWDIEDDKQAKLRDLREAFERLLPQLRGAPLITVSAKTGRGLDRLRDAVERAYEVWNRRVTTAQLNRWLAGMLEAHPPPAPGGRRIKLRYMTQAKTRPPGFVVMCSSPEKMPESYSRYLVNGLREDFDMPGTPIRLHMRSQSDKNPYKGKKKSTPSRLRKHLGKGPPG, encoded by the coding sequence ATGTCTTTCACCCTCGCCATCGTGGGGCGGCCCAATGTGGGCAAATCCACGTTGTTCAACCGCCTTGTGGGCAAACGCCTGGCGCTGGTCGACGATCAGCCCGGTGTGACGCGCGATCTGCGCGAGGGCGAGGCGCGCCTTGGCGATCTGCGCTTTACCGTGATCGACACGGCGGGGCTGGAAGAGGCCACCGACGAGTCGCTTCAGGGCCGCATGCGCAAACTGACCGAGCGCGCGGTGGACATGGCCGATATCTGCCTGTTCCTGATCGACGCGCGCGCCGGGGTCACGCCCACCGATGAGATGTTTGCCGGGATCCTGCGCAAACGCTCGGCGCATGTGATCCTTGCCGCCAACAAGGCCGAAGGGGCCGCCGCCGATGCAGGCGTGATCGAAGCGTATTCCCTCGGCCTGGGCGAGCCCATTCGCCTCTCGGCCGAACATGGCGAGGGGATGAACGACCTCTATAGCCAGCTCATGCCGCTTGCTGATCTCTTCGCTGAACGCGCCGCCGCCGATGCGCCCGAAACCGATGTGTCGCTGGACGAGGATGGGGATGATGACGAGGGCTATCGCAAGCCCACCATCGCCAAGCCCCTGCAAGTTGCCGTCGTGGGCCGCCCCAATGCGGGAAAATCCACGCTGATCAACAAGATACTGGGCGAAGATCGTCTTCTGACCGGCCCCGAGGCGGGCATCACCCGCGACGCGATCTCGCTCACGCTGGACTGGGACGGGTTGCCGGTGCGGATGTTCGACACCGCCGGTATGCGCAAGAAGGCCAAGGTACAGGACAAGGTCGAAAAACTCTCGGTCAGTGACGGTCTGCGCGCGGTCAAGTTTGCCGAGGTGGTCGTTGTCCTGCTCGATGCCGCCATCCCGTTCGAACAGCAGGATCTGCGCATCGCCGATCTGGCCGAGCGTGAGGGCCGCGCCGTCGTGGTCGCGGTCAACAAATGGGACATCGAAGACGACAAGCAGGCCAAGCTGCGCGATCTGCGTGAAGCCTTCGAGCGGCTTCTGCCACAGCTCAGGGGCGCGCCGCTCATCACGGTCTCCGCCAAGACGGGCCGGGGCCTTGACCGGCTGCGCGATGCGGTCGAGCGCGCCTATGAGGTCTGGAACCGCCGGGTCACCACCGCTCAGCTCAACCGCTGGCTGGCGGGCATGCTTGAGGCGCATCCGCCCCCCGCACCGGGCGGCCGCCGGATCAAGCTGCGCTACATGACCCAGGCCAAGACGCGGCCCCCCGGCTTTGTCGTGATGTGCTCCAGCCCCGAGAAGATGCCGGAAAGCTATTCTCGCTATCTGGTCAACGGGCTGCGCGAGGATTTCGACATGCCGGGCACGCCGATCCGCCTGCATATGCGCTCGCAATCCGACAAGAACCCCTACAAGGGCAAGAAGAAATCAACGCCCTCACGGCTGCGCAAGCATCTGGGCAAGGGGCCACCGGGCTGA
- a CDS encoding PQQ-like beta-propeller repeat protein: MKPIRAFLSLAIVAALSGCEREDPILPGAREDIRAVLTEEGTPAEAEATQAANLPLALAAATNNASWRQSIATPETRTAHPALSSTPQLVWSVGIGQGDGRKNRITADPVVADGRVFTLDAEARVSAVSTSGELLWTRDLVPTNDSGQDATGGGLALGDGKLFISSGFGLMTALDPATGNEIWQQNLRATGSGKPTVKDGLVYLVAGDDVAWALDTDTGRIEWRLSASPDIQNVIGGPAPAVTDKYVIFAFGSGEIQGAFRKGGLRLWDSQVAGQRRGFSAARIGDITSDPVVVGDRIYVGTHSGRTVALNIGNGERIWTATDGPLNTVWPADNSVFLINDRNELLRLNAEDGTRVWSKTLSFFTKNRPRQQTEIFGHYGPIIAGGNLIVVSNDGLMRLYDPATGAERGTVEIPGGATTNPAVAGGTLYVVSTKGQLLAFR, translated from the coding sequence TTGAAACCGATCCGAGCATTCCTGAGCCTGGCCATTGTCGCCGCCCTGTCCGGCTGCGAGCGGGAAGACCCGATCCTGCCCGGTGCCCGCGAAGACATCCGTGCCGTGCTGACCGAAGAGGGCACCCCGGCCGAGGCCGAGGCCACGCAGGCGGCCAATCTTCCGCTGGCCCTCGCCGCCGCCACCAACAATGCCAGCTGGCGTCAGAGTATCGCCACTCCCGAAACCCGCACCGCGCATCCCGCCCTGTCCTCGACGCCGCAACTTGTGTGGAGCGTGGGTATCGGTCAGGGCGACGGGCGCAAGAATCGCATCACCGCCGATCCGGTCGTGGCCGATGGCCGCGTGTTCACCCTCGATGCCGAAGCGCGGGTCAGCGCGGTCTCCACCTCCGGAGAGCTTCTTTGGACGCGCGACCTTGTCCCGACAAACGATTCCGGGCAGGACGCCACCGGCGGCGGTCTGGCGCTGGGGGATGGCAAGCTGTTCATCTCGTCGGGTTTCGGCCTGATGACCGCGCTCGACCCGGCCACGGGCAATGAGATCTGGCAGCAGAACCTGCGCGCCACCGGCTCGGGCAAACCCACCGTGAAGGACGGTCTGGTCTATCTCGTGGCCGGTGACGATGTGGCCTGGGCGCTCGACACCGATACAGGCCGCATCGAATGGCGGCTTTCGGCCAGCCCCGACATCCAGAACGTGATCGGCGGCCCCGCCCCGGCGGTGACCGACAAATACGTGATCTTCGCCTTCGGTTCGGGCGAGATCCAGGGCGCGTTCCGCAAGGGCGGGCTGCGGCTCTGGGATAGCCAGGTCGCGGGCCAGCGCCGCGGGTTTTCCGCCGCGCGCATCGGCGATATCACCTCCGACCCCGTCGTGGTGGGCGACCGCATCTATGTCGGCACGCATTCGGGCCGTACCGTGGCGCTCAATATCGGCAATGGCGAACGGATCTGGACCGCCACCGACGGGCCGCTCAACACGGTCTGGCCCGCCGATAATTCGGTGTTCCTGATCAATGACCGCAATGAGCTTTTGCGCCTCAACGCCGAGGATGGCACCCGCGTCTGGTCGAAGACGCTCAGCTTCTTCACCAAGAACCGCCCGCGCCAGCAGACCGAGATCTTCGGCCATTACGGCCCGATCATCGCCGGCGGCAACCTGATCGTCGTCTCCAATGACGGGCTGATGCGCCTCTATGATCCGGCCACCGGCGCCGAACGCGGCACGGTCGAGATCCCCGGCGGCGCCACGACCAACCCGGCGGTGGCGGGTGGTACGCTCTATGTGGTGAGCACGAAGGGCCAATTGCTGGCTTTCCGTTGA
- a CDS encoding tetratricopeptide repeat protein: protein MSQTDSFIEEVTEEVRRDRLFALMKRYGWIAVLLVILIVGGAAWNEWRKAQERSAAQALGDSMLDALQQTDEAARGEALAAIDAPNAGARALVDLLVAAELAETDPGAASERLIALADNADAATVYRQIATLKAVSLPGTVLSAEERRTRLDGLALGQGLTRLLAEEQLAYLDAEAGDTEAALTRLLAILEDEAVTAALRRRASQVIVALGGELPEQPTATE from the coding sequence GTGAGCCAGACCGACAGTTTTATCGAAGAGGTCACGGAAGAGGTGCGTCGCGACCGCCTGTTTGCGCTGATGAAGCGCTATGGCTGGATCGCGGTTTTGCTGGTGATCCTGATCGTCGGCGGGGCCGCCTGGAACGAATGGCGCAAAGCGCAGGAACGCTCGGCCGCGCAGGCCTTGGGTGATTCCATGCTCGACGCCCTGCAACAGACCGATGAGGCGGCCCGCGGCGAAGCGCTCGCCGCGATTGACGCCCCGAATGCGGGCGCGCGGGCCCTGGTTGATCTTCTGGTGGCCGCCGAACTGGCCGAGACCGACCCGGGCGCAGCCTCTGAGCGGCTGATCGCCCTGGCCGACAACGCCGACGCCGCCACCGTCTATCGCCAGATCGCCACGCTCAAGGCCGTGTCGCTGCCCGGCACCGTGCTCAGCGCCGAAGAGCGCCGCACCCGGCTTGACGGGCTGGCGTTGGGGCAGGGGCTGACGCGGCTTCTCGCCGAAGAGCAACTCGCCTATCTCGATGCCGAAGCAGGCGATACCGAGGCCGCGCTGACCCGTCTTCTGGCCATTCTTGAGGATGAAGCGGTTACAGCGGCCTTGCGTCGCCGTGCTTCACAAGTGATTGTGGCGCTGGGAGGCGAGCTTCCGGAGCAGCCGACCGCGACCGAATAA